Proteins from a single region of Bradyrhizobium diazoefficiens:
- a CDS encoding cytochrome c oxidase subunit 3 has translation MSAIVLYLAVIAVIAGWWLWQQRLMAKPWLEEGPVGDFPGTDTMTWPAAKVGLGVFLAVAGSLFTLFISAYSMRMNAVDWRVMPVPKVLWFNTGVLVLSSVALQWAYVAARRNDMDGVIVGLLAGGTSAITFLAGQLLAWQQLSTAGYFVASNPANSFFYMITAVHGLHLTGGLVALGRTTAKVWRHDAVTAEMRLSVELCTIYWHFLLLVWLVLLGLLTGWTDDFVDICRQLLS, from the coding sequence AGTGCGATCGTCCTGTACCTGGCTGTGATCGCGGTCATCGCCGGTTGGTGGCTCTGGCAGCAGCGGCTGATGGCGAAACCGTGGCTGGAGGAAGGTCCGGTCGGTGACTTCCCGGGCACGGACACCATGACTTGGCCGGCCGCGAAGGTCGGGCTTGGCGTTTTTCTCGCCGTCGCGGGCTCGCTGTTCACACTTTTCATCAGCGCCTACTCCATGCGCATGAACGCGGTGGACTGGCGAGTGATGCCCGTGCCGAAGGTGCTATGGTTCAACACGGGCGTGCTGGTCCTGAGCAGCGTAGCGCTGCAATGGGCGTACGTTGCGGCGCGCCGGAACGACATGGACGGCGTCATCGTCGGACTGCTCGCCGGCGGAACATCGGCGATCACCTTTCTCGCCGGGCAGCTCCTCGCGTGGCAACAGCTCAGCACCGCCGGCTATTTCGTGGCGTCCAATCCGGCCAATTCCTTCTTCTACATGATCACAGCGGTGCACGGCTTGCATCTGACCGGCGGCTTGGTGGCGCTGGGCAGAACCACAGCCAAGGTATGGCGGCATGACGCCGTCACGGCCGAGATGCGCCTGAGCGTGGAGCTGTGCACCATCTACTGGCATTTCCTGCTACTGGTCTGGCTTGTCCTGCTTGGT